The Ascaphus truei isolate aAscTru1 chromosome 20, aAscTru1.hap1, whole genome shotgun sequence genome includes the window tggaagggaggagagagaaccagCCATGAAATGCACACAAGGAATTGTAAGAAGGAGCAGAACACTATGATCATGTAGGACACCCGAGGAGTGGTCCATTTCCTCAGCCTGCTGCCTGGTTTCGTGGCCATGAAGGCGAAACACACGATTAAGGTTTTAGCCAAGatacatgagacacagagggCAAAGACCATGCCAAATGCAACCTGGCGTAGAAGACACTTCTCAGGTTGGGGGTAACCAATGAAAGCCAAAGAGCAGAGGAAGCAGAATGATAGGGACACTAGGAGAAGACAACTTAGGGTGTAGTTGTTGGCTCTGACAATGGGAGTGGTCTTATAATTGATGAAAAGCCCAAAGATTAAAACTGGAATCGCTGAGGAAAAAAGACTTGTAGCAGCCAATGTGGCACCCAAAGGCTCTTCATATGAGAGAAACTCAATTGTCTTTGGGAAACATCTATCTTTCTGGAGACTGGGCCACTTATCCCATGTACACTTGGAGCAATCAACAGAGTCTGAAAGATAAAGTTGGGAAAAAAACACTTAATCACTTAACATCTTTTGGCTGGTCCATGGTCCACTTATGTAATCTGCTCACCTGTCTGGTTGGAGATCTCTCCTTGGGGACAGGGGACACAATGGAAGCAGCAGACAGGTTCCCCTTTTCTCAAAACCCTCCTGAACCCAGAAGTGCAGCTCTGACTGCAGACAGACTGAGGAACCTGGGAGACAATGTACAATTCTGTAAGTTGAAAAAGTCTAAAATATACAATGAGTcgagagggacagactcatagctcccttccgtctgtgtcactgtgtcaccctgtggggggagggacagtctcatagctcccttctgtccgtGTCATTGGCTCACCCTGCGGGGCGAAGGAcaaactcatagctcccttctgtcgtGTCACTGTGtaaccctgtggtgggaggcacAAATTCATAGTTACCTTCTGTCGGTGTCAAGGTTATTAGGTCTCTTTGCTCCTACTGTAGGTGGACCTGACCCATTAACACATTAAACATCACTGTCAACAGGTCACTTTGTTCCTACTAATGACTGACCCTTTAACTCATTAAAATGTCACACCATATTTTATGGATAGGCAAGATGCAGTGAATTAAAATGAATTTGCTCCCTGCTGGGGGAGGGTCAGactcatatctcccttctgtATGTAGGTTCTGTACAAGCAGAACTCACACTCAAAGCCTTGGCACGGCATACCTGTCTGCTCCCTGATGCCCACATCACGGCGCTTGCATTTATATTAAAGGTGTTTCCATCTGAGGCCGCGGTATCGTAGCTTCCCACCTTGACCTGCCTCATCATGCCATCTGTACCCAGCTGCCAGTTCACAATATCGTACACCGCTGGTGGGTCCCCATTCCTATCAAAGAAGACTTCTCTTCCATTGCTCAGCTTCATACGTACGTTCTGGATGTAGTGTAACAGCTGTAGAGAGGAAACCGATCATTCCTCATTTACTTGCCCTCTATGCATTGACAATGTCTACTAAACAGATTTTTCCGTCTCTTAAGATTCACAGGAGTAGATGGATTTTGATAGACCTCTTTTCAACAGGAGAAGGCCCTGTatactcagtcacagagataTAGCAGTCCTTTCCTGCCTTATGTATGTATGGAAAACTGTGCTACTCAGTGGAGTGCAGAAAGTAAGAATAAATAGTCGAAGTTATCATGTGaacattatacattattattacagctAGGAAAAGAATAAAACTAAAGTTGATTAATCTGCTTTAAAGGACACCACATGGAGCACTTTCAAAATAGATCATAATAGGTGGAACTGATAGAGAGGAGACTGGGGGAAGATTAGGGACTTTCTCAGACTTCATTTTTTTTCACCCCAGAGTAACAAAGACAAACTGATACatgacacccccccttccccacgaTAGACTTGACTATCAAGGCTTTTGTACCTTCAAAAAAAAACTAATGATCAACAGAGATTCGTACCTGCCATGGTTTGAAGTTCTGAATATCTGTACAACTTCCATTATGAAATGGTCCTCTCCCCTCCTGGCATGTTTGCAGATCATGCAGAGCTGTGGCTataatatatatagctgtataaaCATTGTAGGACCCTCTTACGTTGGACACATCGTTGTAACTATTCTGGATACTCCCTACGTCGTCATTTCCTGTACACAACTTTGCAGGAGTATTCAATGTGCCGGAGATGTTTCTCTGGTCCAAGAATTTGCATCTAAAAATTTCTTCAAAGAACGTCTTGGCCCAAATTTCACCTGTGGTTTTGAAGAGCCGGATGCTGTTGAGATACTCTCTAAATCCTGCAATCTTTGAGCTGGAGAAGGCAAAACCAATGGAGCCAGAGAGTATTGCAGAGTATTTTTCCACTCTTAATATGTTTGAGATGGACCAAGCTTCACCGGCTACAAAGGTCTTTCCAGTCACATTCTGCGTAAGCATCCCATCAAGAAGTGGGATCATGTCAACATCTGTGGAGAAGACCAAAACAACCTTGGCCGTTGAATCTCTGATGACCCTGATGAGGTGGGGAGTATTCTTATCCAGACGGCTGAGCAGGATGAATTCTGTGAAGGCCACACAAGCTCCGGCCTTCAGGATCTCCTGCTTAATGACCTGGATGCCCTGTTGCCCATAGTCATTTCCCAAAGACACCAACCCAACCCACGTCCAGCCAAAATACAGTACCAGCTGGGCCAGTCCTTGGGACTGGAAGGCATCACTGGGGACAGTCCTGAAGAAGGAAGAGAACTGTGTCCTGTCACTCAGGAGGGAGCTGGTCGAGAACTGACTGACCTAAAGTGACAAATGGGAGTTTTATAAGGTACAGTTACAGTTAGTATATCGAACTATTAAATAATATGGTAATGCTTTTTTTCTGAAGAATGTACTGTAGGGGAAGGGCACAATTGGTTTTCAAGGTAAATCATTTATTAGCCACATGGACCATAGTTTCTGCTGGCACAGCATCCTTTGGCGGAAGAAACGATGGCGCTCTCTCTAACAGATTTACATACAAGGATAAACGGTTTCAGTACTACCGTGATACAGGGCTCCTACGTGCACCCTATTCGTGGTTCATTACTTCGAAGGCCAGTAGCTGCTACTCAACCCCAAAGGTTCTTTCCGGGACCCCCAAACAAAAGCAgaagatagagagatatataagGGGAGCGCAGACACATGTCCCTTTGTCTGCGATCCCCTTATACAGTAAATCTCTATATCTACAGCAGCCTTTGTCAAATAAAAAAGCATGTTAGAGTGAGGAAACAGTGACTTTATATACCATTCCTAATACCGGTCCTCAACCTTAATGACATGAGTACCCGTCTGTAATTCCCACGcattatattacatatataatagGACATCTGCAGCACTCTTGATGGAAAAATTGCAATTTATTATCAATAAATCATCAGGCAATCAACATGTTCCGGAGCAACCTATGTTTCAGACCATAAGGTATTTTCTCAGAGCTTGAGATTCTATGGCTACAACAGAGATTAGGAaagaagaaaggaaaaaaaacagcgatgtagataaggtagggtgagaaagtgatgtttgaagacattggaagggtaataaaatggtgaaaaggaacagaatggaggggatgctgtggggtgggggaaaggtATGGTGTGACAGAGCGGCCTGTAGGGGAGGTCATAAGATTCCACACATGCAATTTTTAGGGTAAACCAAACGTTGAGTGATTGTATTCTCCACAAAACAAATTAACAttaggtgcactgtccctttaagcaaaacacaaaatcataaaataaacacctactccATGTTAGGAGACTAAATAAACATTACTCCGGCCCTTTCTATCTGACTGGCTGGGTAGGCTAGTTCCCAGTCCAATAACTCATAACtcataaaaacacatgaaaaaatATTTAGGGAACAATATAGGAGATCTTATCTGTGCGTTCTGGTCCGGCGTCTCTGATTTCTCCAGGCACTTAAGATGCTGGCGGTGAAGTCCTTCTGCTCCCAGTAAGTCTTTTGTCCTTctttgtgcaggcttctctgctgtgtggggcTTTGAGTTCCCCCTGTTGCCAGGCAAAACCCTCTGGTCAACAAGCCTGGATCCCTGAGGGCGGGATCTCTGTTGTCTGTGATCCTCTCACAAAGTTTCCAACGGGGACACTGAAAAGCAGCTGCTTTCTGCCTTTTATCCCCTGttcaatcaggatttttactcaTCACCTGCAGGAAACCCGACACCTAGTTCAGACTCCTGCCCTGTAAATGGAGTTTAACTCCTTGACTCCTTTAGATATGGATaggaacattggcagagaggcagacATGATCATAATAATCAAttttgatagtgtgtgagaaacctcatatccgcattaagtcctcttgttttgttGTCAaaaagtcttatcattctgagatcaaatgttttccgttcttgttgcgtttaaacattccattgatttttttgatttttaaatcatttatggaatgatctggttgtgagaaatgatgtcccacaggtgagcagtatcttccttcttcgtgatggagtatagagtgtctgtgcatattcattctgcattgaagtttttggctggtttccccaatgtagcatccatggtcacatttgttgcattgaatcatataaactacattcctggatgtgcagctgtatgatccattaacattgagtgttccatggttgtgactggccgtgggatcttggcatatatgtttgcagagtttgcaacgtgtattgttgcacggttttgtgcaattatcagtgtctttaatggcacaaaaccatgcaacaacacacggtacaaactctgcaaacatatatgccaagatcccacggCCGTGGGATTTTTGCCCATTTGTACTCTATACAGGGGGGAGGTAAAAGGAGCGCTACATCAGGAAATCAGAcctacctcccccctccactctgaCAGTGGAGTGCACTTGTAACCGCATGATGGATGCGCATGACATCACAGCCATTCACCAACctgtcattgcgcatgcgtgggaatTACAGACGGGTACTCACGTCACTAAGGGGAAGGACTAAAACGACACGACAGAGATTAGACACACCGAGAGAACTAGTCATTTGGAAGGGTATTTAAAGTTTGCTCACACTAACATGCCATTTTCCTTGACAAAGGCAGCTGTACCAGTCAAAACGTTGCTCCTGGTTGATAATAAATTATTTGCTGTGTGAAAACCGACTTGTGCCCTTCCTATATATACTTGTGTATTGCATAGACAGCAGCAGGTCTGACCTTGGTTTGGGAGCACCGTTATTTGTACTTCCTTTTTCAGTTTGGTATGCctcatgtattttttttctttttataactttcatttttattgagttttacacaaataatacataacaaTCCATAGTCAGAATTTGTTCTCCTAAGTCAATAACATTAATACAGCAAATAATACAGATACAATAATGAAGAGTGGAGGTcggaagggggggaagaagggaagggggggatgggggggaatgtCCAGATTGTCTAATTTATAAGTCTCTGGACTCTCTCCCTCTTAAGACTCCAACTATGTTGACTCCCGTGCAATCCCATAATCTCTCTATAACATTGATTCTCCGCCCACtagtcaaaggagaacgcatttggaaggaatgtattttgtttttaatgctttttttctgAAACAtcgtattaaaaaaagaaataaaaaataatgagaTAAATCATGCAGTGTAATAACCCCATTCAAAGACATATGCATCTTTCCTACTATGCATTGCTGGTAGTTAAGTGTTGAGTTGCTGTTGCAATGAGAACAGTGAGATAAGAGGTTCAGCACTGTGGACAGCTCCCACTGATCCTTACCTGTGGGTATCTGTACAGACCCAGGATATGAGCCATGAGAATGGAGAAGGTGGAGGTTGAGTGTCCAATGATGGCAGCCAGAGGTGGCTTCTCCCGGCAAGAGAAATTGGGGATACCCTGGTTCTGACCTGTTAGAATCTTCAGGGTCCCATCCAGCTCCTTCTGTAGTACACGACAAgagtcatacactggcgacacactttattcgagctcggctagtcccacgaattcgggtatacccgggtgtattgaggtttgtgactgttttctgcccgagtgcattgaggtattttccaggcagggattgaagcattttattcctgctggctgcaatactgcacagtatatatatatatactgcattacaattcatgaatttatgccatctggtagacacgcgaagcattgcagcctattaaatcctaatcattatcatttaacagatcagccgcccgtcagccaggcatgaacccaggctgggaaggcaaacgcaacggggcttgtcagaggtgaggagcggcgcattccaggtatctgccaggtacatactgggtatttgctcgaataaagtgtgtcggtgcagtagatttgAAAGCCCAGGGTGATATTTGGGAGGAGGTCATGTCTTCTATTGATCTCCTCCATGGTGAACCTCATGGCCTGGAACTGCTGGAAGGCTTCAGAATAGATGCTGGGGGTGAGAAGGAAGAAACTATGGATGTGACCCATTACCTATAGAGAAATTGTGGCGGGTAGATGGAGGATATACAAGGTGATGGGTCAAAAGTTTGTTGAGAGGAGGTCCTAATTTCATATCATCTACCCAAGGAGGGGGTGGGacaaggggagagaaagaaagagagattgGATggatgagagagcgagagggggagagagaagatgggggagagagaaggataaAGATGGaaaacagatagagagagagggggcagatgaGAACGATAAGGAGTGTGAGTAATTTAGAGACCAAACGGAGAAGTGATACAAAAGTAATAAAATAGTATGGAGGGAGAGATCATGTTAGAGAGAGGGAAATCGAAGGGGGAAGAagtagggagagacagagggggaagagagggagagggagagctggggagagagaggtaaagATGGGAAACTGGGAGATTGAAAACACATTGTAAACCTTACATTTTACAGGCTCCCTGCCGGGGGGTCTCTGTGAAAATGGTTTCCAGGTACTCTATATCAACATAGAAGGGAATCACCGCCCCTATTAAGACATCTCCATGCTTGTAGACCCCAGTGATGTCCGAGACCAGCAGTTTGCACCCCAGGCTGTCAGAACGAGAGGCAGGAGTGAGGTAGGAGAGAACGAGATGCCATATGGACCAGTATAAAAGGGACATCGCTCTGCAACCAGACAGGAGAAGGTTAAATCCTGATCCTTCATTTATAGGACGGGAAATCAGAACCCTGCATGTAATAGAGTTACCCACACATTATATACCAGGCATTATTACTGTATAGGATACGGACATTACCTGAGCAGATGAAGTaaatagagatactcagcatcattttGCAGAGCGGCACAtttattatcagtgtatagatactctgcataaTTATACAGCAAAGCGCATTTATTATCAGTGTGTACATACTCACcatcattatacagtacagtgcagtgtGTTTATTAGCAGTATGTAGAGATACTCaggatcattatacagtgcagcatgtttaTTATcagcatatactgctgcggcacagtttattcgagcatttgcccgttcgtgcagggggcgcacgctcccgaagacgcggtGACCgccgcgtctatgacgcgcggcacgccgaggggcggccactagcaagccgggaaatctcccggcttgcggatctggccgcagtgtaataaactgtgtcgccagtgtagagatatgcagcatcattatacagcatggGTGTTCATtctcagtgtatagatactcaacaTTATTATACTGCATGGCTTGTTCATtctcagtgtatagatactcagcatcattatacagcgcggtgtgTTTATTATCAATGTAtacagatactcagcatcattatacagcgcagggTGATTATTATCAGTGTGTAGATACTTTGCAATATTTTACTGCGTggtgtgtttatcagtgtataAAGATACTCTTAATCACTATACAGTGCAGTGTGTTCAATGTCAGTGCAgcatgtttatacagtatatatatatatatattatatatatatatatatatatactgtatatgcggAAAACTTGCTtacctcattctttctctctctctagatCTCGCCCGTGTggatatttttaataaattcccCTTTTTATACATACGTGAATTCCCTCGTTAACAGAAAAGCACTAATTAGCACTGACCTCTTCAGTTCTGCAGAgcactgtgtgtttgcagcgtgTCCCTGACAGCCGGGCACGGAGGGGGTAACGTGAGGGATATTTCTAACAGGGTAATTATTTAACCGGTGGGACGGAGTTATcccaggagaggagcagggaattCCCTTTAATGCAGGCCCGTCAAACTCACAATAGCTTGGGACGGCCGCACCAGAACTTACACTTTTTTCTTGCATTttccttattaaaaatatgtaaactTTGCTGGTATTTCACTCCCCGCCCCCTCTCATCCCTTCACTCTTATCCCacattccttctctctctctgcccaccaactatttttttctctctctctctctctctctgtcttcagtctctctctctctctctctctctctctctctctctctctctctctctctctctctctctctctctctctctctctctctctctctctctctctctctctctctctctctctctctctctctctctctctctctcactctctctctgtcctcagtctctctctctctctctctctctctctctctctctctcgtgtacacatggtgtagtagtgtgtgtgagtgggaggctggcactgccgctgcccgcgctgtacctgtgctgtgtatacatggtgtagtagtgtgtgtgaggggaggctggcactgccgctgcccgcgctgtacctgtgctgtgtatacatggtgtagtagtgtggttgagggggaggctggcactgcgctgcccgcgctgtacctgtgctgtgtatacatggtgtagtagtgtgtgtgagggggaggctggcactgccgctgcccacgctgtacctgagCTCTTTAAAACTGCTTCTTATAACTCCTATCAATCAATATAATTGCACATTTTTACGCCTACTATTGACCAAGAATTAAGTTACTCCTTATAAAACCTCCTTATACTTCATAAAACCACTCCCTATAATGCCTCCTAATGGCCCCTATTGCCAAAtattaccgctccctataacttctcctattccTCCATATAACTGCTTCCGTACATgaaaccccatataaccgctccctaacactcctcctattgccccatataaccgctccctaacactcctcctattgccccatataacccctccctaacactcatcctattgccccatataacctctccctctaactcctcctattgctccatataaccgctccctaaagctccttttgccccatataactgctccatataactacccctgaggaagccaacacttggtgaaacgcgtagggtgagatACCTAAACTTTGTGAGCACCTGGAGGAAGTTACCTGCACAGCTCCTATCAGAATCGGTTTCTTTGCCGTTATACCGACCCACAGACTCGATACACAGACAGCAGGGGCATCCCAGCTAGATTGTACCGTCAACCAAACAGCGCAGGAACGCCTCCATCCCGCCATCTTAATAAGAGgaaccaaacacacagatacccagcaagcaaACAGCGCAAGAACGCCGCCATCCTGCCATCTTAACAAGAGgtaccaaacacacagatacccagcaagcaaACAGCGCAGGAACGCAGCCATCCCGCCATCTTAACAAGAGgaaccaaacacacagatacccagcaagcaaACAGCGCAGGAACGCAGCCATCCCGCCATCTTAACAAGAGgaaccaaacacacagatacccagaaaGAAAACAGCGCAGGAACGCAGCCATCTCGCCATCTTAACAAGAGgaaccaaacacacagatacccagcaagcaaACAGCGCAGGAACGCAGCCATCCCGCCATCTTAACAAGAGgtaccaaacacacagatacccagcaagcaaACAGCGCAGGAACGCAGCCATCTCGCCATCTTAACAAGAGgaaccaaacacacagatacccagcaagcaaACAGCGCAAGAACGCAGCCATCCCGCCATCTTAACAAGAGgtaccaaacacacagatacccagcaagctctcagaaaccccaaattaccacaaaatatatatatatatatatgtatatgtgtaaaaaGGAGTGCCACTGGGTGTGGCTAATTGTATGCAACAAGAAAcgaagaagtccagagcaacatccaatgtgacaaaaatacacagtgaaatacttatatacagtatatatatcttgaaaaagagtcatttagttaaccctttggccaaagcgtatatgcctgtgagccacatcaaggcacgACCACCAGAAGTGATGCTTTGAAGTGGCTCACAGGCAtatatgctttggccaaagggttaactaaatgactctttttcaagagatatatatatatatataggtgtttCACTGTGTAGTTTTGTCACaatggatgttgctctggacttctttgtttcttgttaaaAAGAGGTCACCTGCATATACCGCTCTGTAAGTGAGACACACTGCTCCAGTGGATACAAAATAATGaaacaaatgtgtatatatatatatcaccagaaGGTGCACAACATCAGCACAATCCTTGAGATCACACGCTGACCAAGGAGGAgggtattattagggtgactcaaacaaaaaaagaaaggtaATCATCCTTTCTCACTTTAATCTGGACCGTAGTGCCAGGCACTGATcaactgctgccagaatcactctactctttcctagatctgtctcagcgtctcccctcctgaaatccctctcctgtcttccgatcaaatcccgcatctcacactccattcttctcctcacttttaaagctttacactcttctgctcctccttacatctcagccctaatttctcgttatgcaccatccagactcttgcgttcttctcaaggatgtcttctttcctTGAAAAGGGGgtaccctttgtatctaaagtcctctcccgccttaaacctttctcattgactgccccaaacctctggaatgcccttcccctcagtacccgacttgcaccctctctatccacctttaagacccaccttaagacacacttgcttaaagaagcatatgaataacactgtggatattctgaacacatgatacataaagcttggccccctgcagacgcacttactagaattccctcatACTGTCTCCATACCTTCTCtgacctaccaattagattgtaagctcctcggggcagtgactactcttccttaatgttacttttatgtctgaagcacttattccc containing:
- the LOC142471080 gene encoding extracellular calcium-sensing receptor-like codes for the protein MLSHLAVGWKMGKGEWVCLGCKLLVSDITGVYKHGDVLIGAKELDGTLKILTGQNQGIPNFSCREKPPLAAIIGHSTSTFSILMAHILGLYRYPQVSQFSTSSLLSDRTQFSSFFRTVPSDAFQSQGLAQLVLYFGWTWVGLVSLGNDYGQQGIQVIKQEILKAGACVAFTEFILLSRLDKNTPHLIRVIRDSTAKVVLVFSTDVDMIPLLDGMLTQNVTGKTFVAGEAWSISNILRVEKYSAILSGSIGFAFSSSKIAGFREYLNSIRLFKTTGEIWAKTFFEEIFRCKFLDQRNISGTLNTPAKLCTGNDDVGSIQNSYNDVSNLLHYIQNVRMKLSNGREVFFDRNGDPPAVYDIVNWQLGTDGMMRQVKVGSYDTAASDGNTFNINASAVMWASGSRQVPQSVCSQSCTSGFRRVLRKGEPVCCFHCVPCPQGEISNQTDSVDCSKCTWDKWPSLQKDRCFPKTIEFLSYEEPLGATLAATSLFSSAIPVLIFGLFINYKTTPIVRANNYTLSCLLLVSLSFCFLCSLAFIGYPQPEKCLLRQVAFGMVFALCVSCILAKTLIVCFAFMATKPGSRLRKWTTPRVSYMIIVFCSFLQFLVCISWLVLSPPFQEYNTQTQPGIIIAECNEGSPSAFWCMLGYLGFLATISFTVAFLVRQLPDNFNEAKFITFSMLAFLSVWVSYIPASLSARGKYTVAMEVFAILSSSWALVVCMFVPKCFIILFRPNMNSRERLMGKAKGSS